From a region of the Lactuca sativa cultivar Salinas chromosome 4, Lsat_Salinas_v11, whole genome shotgun sequence genome:
- the LOC111907847 gene encoding protein DETOXIFICATION 40 encodes MDSRSKHNDGLTQPILSDHRNSQVAPEPKGEVVSSELEHILSDNSLTSFQRYKKALSLELVSLFWLAAPTIVVYLLNNLTSISTQIFSGHLGNLQLAAATLGNNGVQIFAFGLLLGMGSAVETLCGQAYGAKQYGMLGVYLQRSTILLMLTAIPLMFIYIFSKPILLLLGQSKEIASAASLFIFGLIPQIFAYAANFPIQKFLQSQSIVFPSAYIAAGIFVVHLPLSYLVMYVFDWGLLGGALVLSFSWWVIVLAQFVYILKSDRTKETWNGFNVEAFSGLWSFFKLSAASAVMLCLETWYFQILILVAGLLPNPEIALDALAVCSTILGWVFMISVGFNAAASVRVSNELGAGHAKSTSFAVIVVTSMSFIVACICGIILFFGRHYISYIFTEGEVVAEAVSELTPLLVFSILLNGIQPVLSGVAVGCGWQSFVAYVNIGCYYMVGVPLGVLLAFYFDFGAKGIWSGLVGGMVMQTMILCWVTFRADWNKEVKIANMRVTQWKQQKEDLLLNN; translated from the exons ATGGATTCAAGATCCAAGCACAATGATGGGCTGACCCAACCCATTCTCTCCGATCACCGGAATTCACAGGTGGCTCCGGAGCCGAAAGGGGAAGTGGTGAGCTCGGAGCTGGAGCATATACTATCGGACAACAGTTTAACCTCCTTCCAGCGATACAAAAAGGCGTTGTCTCTTGAACTCGTTAGCTTATTCTGGCTAGCAGCTCCAACTATTGTTGTGTACTTGCTGAACAACTTGACGTCGATCTCCACCCAAATCTTCAGCGGCCACCTTGGTAACCTTCAGCTCGCAGCCGCCACTCTTGGCAACAATGGTGTTCAAATCTTCGCCTTTGGTCTTCTG CTTGGAATGGGGAGCGCAGTGGAGACTCTATGTGGTCAAGCATATGGAGCTAAGCAATACGGAATGCTCGGTGTTTACCTTCAAAGATCCACCATTCTTCTAATGCTGACAGCGATACCTCTTATGTTTAtctacattttctcaaaacccaTTCTCCTGTTACTCGGCCAATCAAAAGAAATCGCCTCCGCAGCTTCCCTATTCATCTTCGGACTCATCCCGCAGATCTTCGCATACGCAGCCAACTTCCCAATCCAAAAATTCCTTCAATCCCAAAGCATCGTCTTCCCCAGCGCCTACATCGCCGCCGGGATTTTCGTCGTTCACCTTCCGTTGTCCTATCTTGTGATGTACGTCTTCGACTGGGGGCTACTGGGTGGCGCGTTGGTTTTGAGTTTTTCATGGTGGGTGATTGTGTTGGCGCAGTTTGTGTATATCCTCAAGAGTGATCGGACTAAGGAGACGTGGAATGGGTTTAATGTGGAGGCGTTTTCTGGGCTTTGGTCGTTCTTTAAGCTATCCGCAGCGTCCGCAGTTATGTTGTGTCTAGAGACATGGTATTTTCAGATTCTTATTTTGGTCGCTGGTTTGCTTCCGAATCCGGAGATAGCGTTAGATGCGTTGGCTGTTTGTTCAACGATTCTTGGATGGGTTTTCATGATTTCAGTTGGATTCAATGCCGCTGCAAG TGTGAGAGTTAGCAACGAGCTAGGAGCAGGACATGCGAAATCGACATCATTTGCAGTTATAGTTGTGACATCAATGTCGTTCATTGTGGCTTGCATATGTGGTATCATTCTGTTTTTTGGAAGACATTACATAAGCTATATTTTTACCGAAGGAGAGGTTGTCGCAGAAGCTGTCTCGGAGCTTACTCCTCTACTTGTATTTTCAATCCTCCTGAATGGCATTCAGCCTGTTCTTTCAG GGGTCGCTGTTGGATGTGGATGGCAATCGTTTGTTGCATATGTGAACATTGGATGTTATTATATGGTTGGAGTTCCCCTTGGTGTTTTGTTGGCCTTCTACTTTGACTTTGGTGCTAAG GGAATATGGTCGGGGCTAGTAGGGGGTATGGTAATGCAGacgatgattttgtgttgggtTACTTTCCGAGCAGATTGGAACAAAGAG GTAAAAATAGCAAATATGAGGGTAACGCAATGGAAACAACAGAAAGAAGACCTTTTGCTAAACAATTAA